From a region of the Pseudomonadaceae bacterium SI-3 genome:
- the pilB gene encoding type IV-A pilus assembly ATPase PilB: MTDNVALSGLAKQMVLTGLLDDKTAQQAQQQAARNKLSLVTYVVQNKLANGRAVAELAAEQFGVAYMDLNALDKESQLKDVVSEKLARQHRVLPLIKRGHKLYVAVSDPTNQQAVTDIQFSTGLTTEAILVEDDKLGQAIDKFFESSTSGLEDLGDVDLDGVDVQTVSDDSANDDAGEAADDAPVVRFVNKMLLDAIRGGSSDLHFEPYEKTFRVRLRTDGILHEVARPPIQLAPRISARLKVMAGLDISERRKPQDGRIKMKLSKTKAIDFRVNTLPTLWGEKIVMRILDPSSAQMGIDALGYEENQKELYMNALKQPQGMILVTGPTGSGKTVSLYTGLNILNTVDVNISTAEDPVEINLEGINQVNVNPRQGMDFSQALRAFLRQDPDIIMVGEIRDLETAEIAIKAAQTGHMVMSTLHTNSAAETLTRLRNMGVAAFNIATSVNLIIAQRLARKLCGTCKKEVELPRDALLEEGFPADKIGTFKIYGPIGCENCKGGYKGRVGIYEVVKNTPALARIIMEDGNSIDISTQMRKDGFNDLRTSALVKAMQGVTSLEEVNRVTKD, translated from the coding sequence ATGACCGACAACGTTGCCCTTTCCGGCCTGGCCAAGCAGATGGTGCTGACCGGCCTGCTCGACGACAAGACTGCACAGCAAGCGCAACAGCAGGCGGCGCGTAACAAGCTGTCGCTGGTGACCTATGTTGTGCAGAACAAGCTTGCCAATGGTCGGGCGGTCGCTGAACTGGCAGCGGAACAGTTCGGTGTTGCGTACATGGACCTCAACGCGCTGGATAAGGAAAGTCAACTAAAGGACGTAGTCTCTGAAAAGCTGGCGCGCCAGCACCGTGTACTGCCGTTGATAAAACGCGGCCATAAGCTGTACGTGGCGGTGTCGGACCCGACCAACCAGCAGGCTGTCACGGATATTCAGTTCAGCACCGGGCTGACGACCGAGGCCATTCTGGTTGAGGACGACAAGCTCGGGCAGGCCATCGACAAGTTTTTCGAGAGCTCGACGTCCGGCCTGGAGGATCTGGGCGACGTGGACTTGGACGGGGTGGACGTTCAAACCGTGTCAGATGATTCGGCAAATGATGATGCAGGCGAGGCAGCCGACGACGCCCCGGTCGTTCGCTTCGTCAACAAGATGCTGCTTGATGCCATTCGTGGCGGTTCATCCGACCTGCATTTCGAGCCCTATGAGAAGACATTTCGTGTCCGGCTCCGTACGGATGGCATTTTGCACGAGGTAGCCCGTCCACCGATCCAGCTGGCGCCTCGCATCTCTGCGCGTCTCAAGGTAATGGCCGGGCTGGACATTTCCGAGCGCCGCAAACCGCAGGATGGCCGGATCAAGATGAAGCTGTCCAAGACCAAAGCCATCGACTTCCGCGTTAACACCCTGCCGACCCTATGGGGCGAGAAAATCGTGATGCGAATTCTCGATCCGTCCAGTGCGCAGATGGGGATCGATGCCCTGGGCTACGAAGAAAACCAGAAAGAGCTGTACATGAATGCCCTCAAGCAGCCGCAGGGCATGATTCTGGTCACCGGCCCTACGGGATCGGGCAAGACGGTATCGCTGTACACCGGCCTGAATATTCTCAATACGGTGGATGTGAATATCTCCACCGCCGAAGATCCGGTGGAAATCAATCTTGAGGGTATCAACCAGGTTAACGTCAATCCTCGTCAGGGCATGGATTTCTCCCAGGCGCTGCGGGCGTTTCTGCGTCAGGACCCGGACATCATCATGGTCGGCGAAATCCGTGACCTGGAGACCGCCGAGATTGCCATCAAGGCCGCGCAGACCGGCCATATGGTGATGTCGACGCTGCACACCAACAGCGCCGCCGAAACCCTGACGCGGCTACGCAATATGGGCGTGGCGGCCTTCAATATTGCCACTTCCGTCAACTTGATCATTGCCCAGCGGCTGGCTCGCAAACTCTGCGGCACCTGCAAGAAGGAGGTGGAGCTGCCGCGCGATGCCCTGTTGGAAGAGGGCTTCCCTGCCGACAAGATCGGTACCTTCAAAATCTACGGCCCGATAGGCTGTGAAAATTGCAAAGGCGGATACAAGGGCCGTGTCGGTATTTATGAAGTGGTTAAAAACACGCCGGCACTGGCCAGGATTATCATGGAGGACGGCAACTCCATCGACATTTCCACCCAGATGCGTAAAGACGGCTTCAACGATCTGCGTACATCGGCTCTTGTAAAAGCCATGCAGGGCGTGACCAGCCTGGAAGAAGTCAACCGGGTGACCAAGGACTAA